Proteins co-encoded in one Nicotiana sylvestris chromosome 7, ASM39365v2, whole genome shotgun sequence genomic window:
- the LOC138872902 gene encoding uncharacterized protein, giving the protein MIQSSRKWHEKLPFALLGYRITVHKSVGVISYLLVYGTEAVIPAEVEIPSLQIIVEAKIEDNEWVKTHLEQLNMIDEKQIAAVCDGQLYQQRMACAYNKKVRPRNFEVSQLVLRRILPHHEEAKGKFAPNWKVPYIIKKLLPKGTLYLGDIKGNDPKNVVNANAVKRYYV; this is encoded by the coding sequence atgattcaaagttctagaaaatggcatgaaaagttgccttttgcattattgggataccgcataACCGTGCACAAATCAGTTGGGGTAATAtcctatctattggtttatggcactgaagctgtaatacctgcagaagttgaaattccatctcttCAAATAATTGTTGAAGCTAAGATTGAGGACAATGAATGGGTCAAGACCCATCTAGAACAGTTAAACATGATTGATGAAAAGCAAATAGCCGCAGTCTGTGACGGGCAgctgtatcaacaaagaatggcatgtgcctacaataagaaagtgcggcctagaaactttgaagtgaGCCAGCTTGTTCTAAGGCGTATTCTCCcacatcatgaggaagcaaaaggaaagttcgctccaAATTGGAAGGTTCCGtacattataaaaaaattattgcCAAAAGGGAcattgtacttgggagacattAAAGGAAATGACCCCAAAAATGTTGTCAATGCGAAtgcggtcaaaaggtattatgtttaa
- the LOC138872901 gene encoding secreted RxLR effector protein 161-like: MTRADIAFAVQVLSQFMHKPKQSHMEVALRKSITGYLVKFGNALVFWKSKKQDIVARNSAEEEFRSMTSVVAELTWLTGLYKELGVEVQLQPIPYSMNAQNTLT, translated from the exons ATGACTAGGGCAGACATTGCATTTGCTGTTCAGGTCCTTAGCCAGTTTATGCATAAGCCCAAACAATCTCATATGGAAGTTGCACTAAG AAAGTCTATTACAGGTTATCTGGTGAAGTTTGGAAATGCCTTAGTCTTTTGGAAGTCAAAGAAGCAAGACATTGTGGCGAGGAATTCTGCAGAAGAAGAGTTCAGAAGCATGACTTCAGTAGTGGCTGAATTAACCTGGTTAACAGGTCTATACAAAGAACTAGGAGTGGAGGTTCAATTGCAGCCAATTCCATATTCCATGAACGCACAAAACACATTGACATAG
- the LOC138872903 gene encoding uncharacterized protein — protein sequence MNTQKGKEVASKAHLKLENKLKLVKSSLCAELEKNKQLQEKLGRLKSDIEKSLKWTWSSDSIAALYTNNGGNRQGIGFQRKKTPYNPHSKYVTIPDNWLCTHCGNTGHFKENCKAKIQSQHKNKVFAKNITAATEPGPSHKKHIMPGTMKESSQQWYIDSGFSNHITGSTNDFLLLKALQGGCVSLENGKKGYILGVGRIEKSLSHSIDNVYYMKGLKLGHASFTLLNKLVKKDPVRGLPKTRFKDHRVCDACVKGKQDRSSFKPKKEVSISGRLDLLHMDLCGSMRVPSS from the exons ATGAACACTCAAAAGGGAAAGGAAGTTGCAAGTAAGGCACACCTTAAGCTTGAAAATAAGTTAAAATTAGTGAAATCTAGTTTGTGTGCTGagcttgagaaaaacaaacaacttcaAGAAAAACTTGGAAGATTGAAGAGTGATATTGAAAAATCacttaagtggacctggtcctctgatTCTATCGCTGCCTTGTACACAAATAATGGGGGAAATAGgcagggaatcgggttccaaaggaaaaagactccctacaaccctcatagcaagtacgTTACTATACCTGACAATTGGCTTTGCACTCACTGTGGCAACACTGGGCACTTTAAAGAAAATTGTAAGGCCAAAATTCAGTCTCAACATAAAAACAAAGTTTTTGCTAAAAACATAACTGCTGCTACGGAACCTGGTCCTTCACATAAAAAACATATAATGCCT GGAACAATGAAAGAGAGCAGTCAACAGTGGTACATAGATAGCGGCTTCTCGAACCATATAACTGGAAGTACAAATGATTTCCTTTTATTGAAGGCTCTACAGGGAGGGTGTGTATCCTTAGAAAATGGCAAGAAGGGATACATTTTGGGAGTTGGAAGGATCGAGAAGTCTCTTTCCCACTCTATTGACAATGTGTACTATATGAAGGGGTTAAA GCTGGGTCATGCAAGTTTCACGTTGCTGAACAAATTGGTCAAGAAGGACCCGGTTCGTGGTCTGCCCAAGACAAGATTCAAGGATCATAGGgtgtgtgatgcatgtgtaaAAGGAAAGCAAGACAGATCCTCTTTCAAGCCCAAAAAGGAAGTTAGCATCTCAGGGCGACTTGATCTcctccatatggatctatgtggatcTATGAGGGTTCCAAGTAGTTGA
- the LOC104216748 gene encoding septum-promoting GTP-binding protein 1-like, whose product MVKHLLLCYRRMFKLNKKRKIIICKVSILQKYVKSLWNQLVGCCIGKSIKYRKLSRQHSSSTTTAAPPSSPSRGAVPDGGFNGKCYCDHSKESLEDLVALKICLLGDNQIGKTSFLTKYVGKEKGEESFSTTGLNQMDKILCVKGARISYSIWEVQGDVSASTQIPVACKDSVAMLFMFDLTSRCTLKSVISWYQQARQWNQMAIPVIIGTKFDDFVQLPLDMQWTIASQARAYAKALNATLFFSSATYNINVNKIFKFITAKLFNLPWTLERNLTIGEPIIDF is encoded by the exons ATGGTGAAGCATTTACTGCTTTGTTATAGAAGAATGTTTAAGCtgaacaagaaaaggaaaataataatTTGCAAAGTTTCAATACTTCAAAAGTATGTGAAGTCACTTTGGAACCAACTTGTTGGTTGCTGTATAGGCAAATCCATCAAGTATAGGAAATTATCACGACAACATTCCTCCTCCACCACCACTGCCGCGCCGCCATCTTCGCCGTCCCGCGGGGCTGTCCCCGACGGTGGCTTTAATGGGAAGTGCTATTGTGATCACTCTAAGGAATCTTTGGAGGATTTGGTTGCCTTGAAGATATGTCTCTTGGGTGATAACCAAATTGGCAAGACAAGTTTCTTG ACAAAGTACGTAGGAAaggaaaaaggagaagaaagttTTTCAACAACAGGATTAAATCAAATGGATAAAATTCTGTGTGTTAAAGGGGCGAGGATCTCCTATAGCATCTGGGAAGTCCAAG GTGATGTGTCTGCATCTACTCAAATTCCAGTAGCTTGTAAAGACTCTGTAGCAATGCTGTTCATGTTTGATCTAACAAGTCGGTGTACACTGAAAAG TGTTATTAGCTGGTATCAACAAGCACGACAGTGGAATCAG ATGGCAATTCCAGTAATAATAGGAACAAAGTTTGATGATTTTGTGCAATTGCCATTAGATATGCAATGGACCATCGCAAGTCAG GCAAGAGCATATGCAAAAGCACTGAATGCGACCCTATTCTTCTCAAGTGCAACATACAACATAAATGTGAATAAGATCTTCAAGTTCATCACAGCCAAGCTCTTCAACTTGCCCTGGACGTTGGAACGTAACCTCACCATTGGAGAACCAATCATTGACTTCTAA